One Triticum dicoccoides isolate Atlit2015 ecotype Zavitan chromosome 4B, WEW_v2.0, whole genome shotgun sequence genomic window carries:
- the LOC119291633 gene encoding serine/threonine-protein kinase RIPK-like: protein MARLAWRSLFGCFSSHAEAAAAAAAAGKGEKKGKASKKKKKSKKKVAAAGKAPRPSRSLHGRMSFSDLSMSGGMVSPEDLSLSLAGSDLHIFTIAELRAVTRDFSMTNFIGEGGFGPVYKGYVDEKVKPGLRAQPVAVKLLDLEGNQGHNEWLTEVIFLGQLRHPHLVKLIGYCYEDEHRLLVYEFMTRGSLEKLLFKKYAASLQWSTRLKIALGAAKGLAFLHEAENPVIYRDFKTSNILLDSDYKAKLSDFGLAKDGPEEDETHVSTRVMGTQGYAAPEYIMTGHLTAKSDVYGFGVVLLELLTGRKSVDKSRPPREQNLVDWARPYLNDSRRLDRVMDPNLAGQYAGGAAQRAAALAYKCVSLNPKSRPHMSAVVSALEPLLALEEDSLAGPFVYVAPPDNGSSGGGSREGRHRRRAGRRESGDVAESVAVVVERE, encoded by the exons ATGGCGAGGTTGGCGTGGAGGTCCCTGTTCGGGTGCTTCAGCTCGCACGCCGAGGCcgcggccgccgcagccgccgccggcaAGGGCGAGAAAAAGGGCAAggcctccaagaagaagaagaagagcaagaagaaggtggcggcggcgggcaAGGCGCCGAGGCCGAGCCGGTCGCTGCACGGCCGGATGTCCTTCTCGGACCTCAGCATGAGCGGCGGCATGGTGTCGCCGGAGGACCTGTCGCTGTCGCTGGCGGGGTCCGACCTCCACATCTTCACCATCGCCGAGCTGCGCGCCGTCACCAGGGACTTCTCCATGACCAACTTCATCGGCGAGGGCGGGTTCGGCCCCGTCTACAAGGGCTACGTCGACGAGAAGGTCAAGCCCGGCCTCCGCGCGCAGCCCGTCGCCGTCAAGCTGCTCGACCTCGAGGGGAACCAGGGGCACAACGAGTGGCTG ACTGAAGTCATATTCCTGGGGCAGTTGAGGCATCCTCACCTGGTCAAACTGATTGGTTATTGCTACGAGGATGAGCACAGGCTCCTCGTGTACGAGTTCATGACCAGGGGCAGCCTGGAGAAACTTCTCTTCAAAA AATACGCGGCGTCGTTGCAATGGTCAACACGGCTGAAGATCGCCCTGGGCGCCGCCAAAGGGTTGGCGTTCCTCCATGAGGCCGAGAACCCGGTCATCTACCGGGACTTCAAGACCTCCAACATCCTGCTAGACTCG GATTACAAAGCGaagctgtcggatttcgggctaGCCAAAGATGGACCGGAAGAAGACGAGACGCACGTCTCCACCCGGGTCATGGGCACGCAGGGCTACGCCGCGCCGGAGTACATTATGACAG GGCATCTGACGGCCAAGAGCGACGTGTACGGCTTCGGCGTGGTGCTGCTGGAGCTGCTGACGGGGCGCAAGTCGGTGGACAAGAGCCGGCCGCCGCGGGAGCAGAACCTGGTggactgggcgcgcccctacctcaacgACTCCCGGCGCCTGGACCGCGTCATGGACCCAAACCTCGCCGGGCAGTACGCCGGCGGGGCCGCGCAGAGGGCCGCCGCACTGGCCTACAAGTGCGTCAGCCTCAACCCCAAGTCCCGCCCGCACATGTCCGCCGTCGTCAGCGCGCTCGAGCCGCTCCTCGCGCTCGAAGAGGATAGCCTCGCCGGGCCGTTCGTCTACGTTGCGCCGCCCGACAACGGCAGCAGCGGCGGTGGCAGCAGGGAGGGGCGCCACAGGAGGCGAGCGGGCCGGAGGGAGTCCGGAGACGTGGCCGAGTCGGTGGCCGTTGTTGTTGAGCGCGAATGA